The Croceicoccus marinus genome contains a region encoding:
- the glpK gene encoding glycerol kinase GlpK, whose translation MPRHILAIDQGTTSTRAILFDEGGNALATARREFAQHYPQPGWVEHDPDEIWRDTVAAAREAIAAAGLSADAVAGIGITNQRETVVVWDRATGEPIHRAIVWQDRRTASLCAGMKAAGEEAGVRERTGLLIDPYFSATKLAWILDHVAGARARAEKGELAFGTIDSFLLWRLTGGRVHATDVTNAGRTLLYDIRAQQWDQDLCRLFRVPMALLPQVRDNAHVYGTTKADLLGAPIPVAGMAGDQQAALFGQACFDRGMAKSTYGTGCFMLLNTGGDALASQNRLLTTPAYRLDGKMVYALEGSIFIAGAAIKWLRDGIGVITHARETDDMATQVPDNHGVYMVPAFVGLGAPHWDPDARGAIFGLTLGATQAHLARAALEAVAYQTMDLAGAMVADGGETPASLRVDGGMAANDWLCQFLADMIDAPVERPSNLETTALGAAFHAGLATGVWSGLPALAALRSEGRIFTPQMNGAARQSLIAGWRDAVRRTVTD comes from the coding sequence ATGCCCCGACATATTCTGGCGATCGACCAGGGCACCACCAGCACGCGGGCCATCCTGTTCGATGAGGGCGGCAACGCGCTGGCGACCGCGCGGCGCGAATTCGCACAGCATTACCCGCAGCCTGGCTGGGTCGAGCACGACCCCGATGAGATCTGGCGCGACACGGTCGCCGCCGCGCGCGAGGCGATTGCAGCGGCCGGTCTGTCCGCAGACGCCGTCGCGGGCATCGGCATCACCAACCAGCGCGAAACCGTGGTCGTTTGGGACCGCGCCACGGGCGAGCCAATCCATCGCGCCATCGTCTGGCAGGACCGCCGCACGGCCAGCCTGTGCGCCGGGATGAAGGCGGCTGGCGAGGAAGCCGGGGTACGCGAAAGGACCGGCCTGCTGATCGATCCCTATTTCTCGGCCACCAAGCTGGCGTGGATACTGGACCATGTCGCCGGTGCCCGTGCCCGCGCCGAAAAAGGCGAGCTGGCCTTCGGCACCATCGACAGTTTCCTCTTGTGGCGGCTGACGGGCGGCAGGGTGCATGCGACCGACGTCACCAATGCGGGGCGCACCCTGCTCTACGACATTCGCGCGCAGCAATGGGATCAGGATCTGTGCCGCCTGTTCCGCGTGCCGATGGCCCTGCTCCCCCAGGTTCGCGACAATGCGCATGTCTACGGCACGACCAAAGCGGATCTGCTGGGCGCGCCCATCCCGGTCGCAGGCATGGCGGGCGACCAGCAGGCCGCCCTGTTCGGGCAGGCATGTTTCGACAGGGGCATGGCCAAAAGCACCTATGGCACCGGCTGCTTCATGCTGCTCAACACCGGCGGCGACGCGCTGGCTTCGCAGAACCGCCTGCTGACCACGCCCGCCTATAGGCTGGACGGGAAGATGGTCTATGCGCTGGAAGGTTCGATCTTCATCGCGGGCGCGGCGATCAAATGGCTGCGCGACGGGATCGGCGTGATCACCCACGCCCGCGAAACCGACGACATGGCGACACAGGTCCCCGACAATCACGGTGTCTATATGGTGCCCGCCTTCGTCGGACTGGGCGCGCCGCATTGGGATCCGGATGCGCGCGGGGCGATCTTCGGGCTTACGCTGGGCGCGACGCAGGCGCATCTCGCGCGCGCCGCGCTGGAAGCGGTTGCCTATCAGACGATGGATCTGGCCGGGGCAATGGTCGCCGACGGCGGCGAGACGCCTGCCAGCCTGCGGGTGGATGGCGGCATGGCGGCGAACGACTGGCTTTGCCAGTTCCTGGCCGACATGATCGACGCCCCGGTCGAGCGGCCCTCCAATCTTGAGACGACCGCACTGGGCGCGGCTTTCCACGCCGGGCTGGCGACGGGGGTGTGGTCGGGCCTTCCCGCTTTGGCTGCATTGCGGAGCGAGGGCCGCATCTTCACGCCGCAGATGAATGGGGCAGCCCGCCAGTCGCTGATCGCCGGATGGCGCGATGCGGTGCGCCGCACCGTCACCGATTGA
- a CDS encoding NAD(P)/FAD-dependent oxidoreductase has protein sequence MVEQVDAIVVGAGVVGLAVARELALAGRAPLVLDGEAQFGSWTSSRNSEVVHAGIYYPPGSLKARLCVEGRDLLYGFCEARGVPHRRTGKIIFAHDDAQLAELDTIEARAARAGAHDLVRLSPREVLALEPELPCAGALLSPSTGIIDSHGLMLALLGEAEAHGAMLVTGSRVARIGRADGSWQIWLDGADEPAVSSPVLVNSAGLAAQELALATQGLDPAFVPPAFYARGVYFTYGGKVPFRHLIYPVPEPGGLGTHLTLDLAGQARFGPDVEWIDAVDYAIDPGRHARFAAAAQRIWPALDASRLQAGYAGVRPKVTGPGEEAGDFVISGPADHGCSGLVNLFGIESPGLTSSMAIARMVAGMVD, from the coding sequence TTGGTCGAGCAAGTCGATGCGATAGTCGTGGGAGCGGGGGTCGTCGGGCTTGCGGTGGCGCGTGAACTTGCGCTGGCGGGCCGCGCGCCGCTGGTGCTGGACGGCGAGGCGCAGTTCGGATCCTGGACCAGCAGCCGCAATTCCGAAGTCGTCCACGCAGGGATCTATTATCCCCCCGGATCGCTGAAGGCGCGGCTATGCGTGGAAGGGCGCGACCTGCTGTATGGCTTTTGCGAAGCGCGCGGGGTGCCGCACCGCCGGACCGGCAAGATCATCTTCGCCCATGACGATGCGCAGCTGGCCGAGCTGGACACCATCGAGGCGAGGGCCGCCCGGGCGGGCGCGCACGATCTGGTCCGCCTGAGCCCGCGGGAGGTGCTGGCGCTCGAGCCGGAGCTTCCCTGCGCGGGCGCTCTATTGTCGCCGTCGACGGGTATCATCGACAGCCATGGCTTAATGCTGGCGCTTCTGGGCGAGGCGGAGGCGCATGGGGCGATGCTGGTGACCGGCAGCCGGGTCGCGCGCATCGGCCGCGCCGACGGATCGTGGCAGATATGGCTCGACGGCGCGGACGAGCCTGCCGTGTCCTCGCCGGTGCTGGTCAATTCGGCGGGGCTTGCGGCACAGGAACTGGCGCTGGCGACGCAGGGGCTGGACCCGGCCTTCGTGCCGCCCGCCTTTTACGCACGCGGCGTTTATTTCACCTATGGCGGCAAGGTGCCGTTTCGCCATCTGATCTATCCCGTTCCCGAGCCGGGCGGGCTGGGCACGCATCTGACGCTGGATCTGGCCGGGCAGGCGCGGTTCGGGCCGGACGTCGAATGGATCGATGCCGTGGACTACGCGATCGATCCGGGTCGTCATGCAAGGTTCGCGGCGGCGGCGCAGCGGATCTGGCCCGCGCTCGATGCTTCGCGCCTGCAGGCGGGCTATGCCGGCGTGCGGCCAAAGGTAACCGGACCCGGCGAGGAGGCGGGCGATTTCGTGATTTCCGGCCCGGCCGATCACGGGTGCAGCGGGTTGGTCAACCTGTTCGGGATCGAAAGTCCGGGACTGACATCGTCGATGGCGATTGCGCGCATGGTGGCCGGGATGGTGGACTGA
- a CDS encoding endonuclease/exonuclease/phosphatase family protein, whose translation MAGSLFLAGGAHAQPAAPLATLEIALPIIEPARTGMEPAQARAPDLSVMTYNVKGLPWPIATGRADALERIADRLARMRKDAVQPAVVVLQEAFRSEAKSIGDRAGYRYQIVGARAQRVANPVSRRAPFRRRSAAPQLDSGLIVLSDFPIVEVDRAAFPKGACAGMDCFAAKGVVLVTLDVPGKGKVEIATTHLNSKGASWASEKETERAYRQQVDFLVDFLRSNRNPAIPLILAGDFNLGDREERLAILPPALMRLNGGLAPSEALRGCIDADFMPDVHSDDAQWVLERARDMQYVLPGDRRTIAAVAASIPFGTEAGGEPLSDHFGYTIEYRLTAPAGMLASRDETPAAARPNVSIASMPVPHRSTGQSDEQAAIRAN comes from the coding sequence ATGGCCGGATCACTGTTTTTGGCAGGTGGGGCGCATGCCCAGCCTGCAGCGCCGCTTGCCACGCTTGAAATCGCCCTTCCCATAATTGAACCCGCCCGGACCGGCATGGAGCCCGCCCAGGCCCGCGCGCCCGACCTTTCGGTCATGACCTATAACGTCAAGGGCCTGCCGTGGCCGATCGCGACCGGGCGGGCGGATGCGCTGGAACGCATTGCAGATCGCCTTGCCCGCATGCGCAAGGATGCCGTGCAGCCCGCCGTGGTCGTCCTGCAGGAAGCCTTCCGCTCCGAAGCCAAGTCGATCGGCGACCGTGCTGGCTATCGCTATCAGATCGTCGGGGCCAGGGCGCAGCGCGTGGCCAATCCGGTGTCGAGGCGCGCACCTTTCCGCCGCAGGTCCGCCGCGCCGCAGCTGGACAGCGGGCTGATCGTGCTGAGCGATTTTCCGATCGTGGAGGTCGACCGCGCAGCTTTCCCCAAGGGGGCGTGCGCAGGGATGGACTGCTTCGCGGCCAAAGGCGTCGTGTTGGTGACGCTCGACGTGCCCGGCAAGGGGAAGGTCGAGATCGCGACCACCCATCTCAACAGCAAGGGAGCGTCGTGGGCGTCCGAGAAGGAGACCGAGCGGGCGTACCGCCAGCAGGTCGATTTCCTGGTCGATTTCCTTCGGAGCAATCGCAATCCGGCGATTCCGCTGATCCTGGCGGGCGATTTCAACCTAGGCGACCGCGAGGAGCGGCTGGCGATCCTGCCGCCCGCGCTGATGCGGCTGAACGGCGGGCTGGCCCCGTCGGAGGCTCTGCGCGGCTGCATCGATGCCGATTTCATGCCGGATGTGCATTCGGACGATGCGCAATGGGTGCTCGAACGGGCGCGCGACATGCAATATGTGCTGCCGGGTGACCGCCGCACGATCGCCGCGGTGGCCGCCAGTATCCCCTTCGGCACGGAAGCGGGGGGTGAGCCGCTTTCCGATCATTTCGGCTATACCATCGAATATCGCCTTACCGCTCCGGCGGGCATGCTGGCATCGCGCGACGAAACGCCGGCGGCGGCGCGGCCCAATGTGTCGATCGCATCCATGCCGGTCCCCCATCGGAGTACCGGGCAGAGCGACGAACAGGCTGCGATCAGGGCCAACTGA